From a single Maylandia zebra isolate NMK-2024a linkage group LG3, Mzebra_GT3a, whole genome shotgun sequence genomic region:
- the LOC143416647 gene encoding uncharacterized protein LOC143416647 has product MKTLVVLLLLMNVSQHASAVESYEGDSFIRLYCQFNTFLLDNPSVVWSRSDLSPPTVHHHQLQGDELKDQNQRYSGRTSMKTDALETGDLSLNLTNLQLSDSATYTCSVRNFGDELSRSDVQLQVKERFPSWAKALLVLLVLLVVSGGLLFHFRHYFMSVPWVGVDSGVESVQLICKTTVCLPKDAKVEWKDEDDRKVHVYENGSDQPEEQDDKYKNRTKMKRNLLEPGDLSLTLKHPTDGDNWTYTCTVYSREGNILLKRKVELKVRVS; this is encoded by the exons ATGAAGACGCTGGTGGTGCTCCTGCTCCTCATGAACG tttcccagcatgcctcagCTGTGGAGTCGTATGAGGGGGACTCGTTCATCCGGCTGTACTGTCAGTTTAACACTTTTCTACTAGACAACCCCTCAGTGGTGTGGAGTCGCTCCGACCTCAGTCCTCCAACCGTCCACCATCATCAGCTTCAAGGAGACGAACTGAAAGATCAAAACCAGCGTTACAGCGGCCGAACATCCATGAAGACTGACGCTCTggaaactggagacctcagccTGAACCTGACCaacctccaactgtctgacagcGCCACCTACACCTGCTCCGTCAGAAACTTTGGAGATGAACTGAGTCGGAGTGATgtacagctgcaggtcaaag AACGGTTTCCATCCTGGGCCAAAGCTCTCCTGGTTCTCCTGGTTCTTCTTGTGGTTTCTGGAggtcttttatttcatttccgGCACTATTTCATGTCAG tccCCTGGGTGGGGGTGGATTCAGGAgtggagtctgtccagctgATCTGCAAAACCACAGTTTGTCTGCCTAAAGATGCTAAAGTGGAGTGGAAGGATGAAGACGACAGGAAGGTCCACGTGTATgagaacggctctgaccagcctgaaGAACAGGACGATAAATACAAGAACCGAACAAAGATGAAGAGAAACTTACTGGAacctggagacctcagtctgaccctgaaacaccccACAGATGGAGACAACTGGACATACACCTGCACCGTCTACAGCAGGGAGGGAAACATCCTGCTGAAGAGAAAAGTGGAGctgaaagtcagag TGTCTTAA